The following proteins are encoded in a genomic region of Coffea eugenioides isolate CCC68of chromosome 6, Ceug_1.0, whole genome shotgun sequence:
- the LOC113774751 gene encoding ER membrane protein complex subunit 6, with protein sequence MAGRVDSDKVKEKASDNLNDLPTFNAENMQNNAKVMYYSRTFMSILGGVVAGILGLTGLMGFVFYFLIMGITSVGLAAKAGFSIHSYFDSWNKILLDGFFGGLMSFVLFWTFAYDIVHIF encoded by the exons ATGGCTGGTCGTGTTGATTCTGACAAAGTTAAGGAGAAAGCCAGTGACAACTTGAATGATTTGCCCACCTTCAATGCGGAAAATATGCAGAACAACGCAAAGGTCATGTATTACAG CCGAACATTTATGTCGATACTTGGAGGAGTCGTTGCTGGAATTTTGGGGTTAACAGGGTTGATGGgatttgtcttttatttcctAATTATGGGCATAACCTCAGTCGGACTGGCTGCCAAGGCTGGGTTTTCGATTCATTCGTACTTTGACAGCTGGAACAAGATTTTGCTAGATGGTTTCTTTGGCGGGCTTATG TCTTTTGTGCTGTTCTGGAC atttgcttatGACATTGTGCACATATTCTGA
- the LOC113775216 gene encoding AP2-like ethylene-responsive transcription factor AIL5 has product MDSSHPNWLAFSLSNHPLFEAFNSPTSSSGAVIRAEEDNGNNGASVTAAADLSTVLNCSSPKLEDFLGGGSNGSCSSADVCQFGGGNQTSALINADVYDSELKSIAASFLRGYSTEQAESQKQLAAVPLAPEPPAKKAVETFGQRTSIFRGVTRHRWTGRYEAHLWDNTCRREGQSRKGRQVYLGGYDKEEKAARAYDLAALKYWGPTTTTNFPVSNYEKELEEMKHMTRQEFVASLRRKSSGFSRGASIYRGVTRHHQHGRWQARIGRVAGNKDLYLGTFSTQEEAAEAYDIAAIKFRGLNAVTNFDISRYDVKSIASSNLPVGGISNNKSNNNNKTSSDSLSDNKSGDGSNRSDDRDHSSATSVSFVSQPSTSALGFGLPIKQNSPSTSDFWSSLGYHNNNVTAKIPTPTAIPLFQNPSTPNGTTLQCTTPSFNVDYPTNNNNNGYFSGGGYFQQQHQQSNVLGGGGGGNGNGTGTNSSSPSEQVPFVTRIALGSSNGTGSTYDAANFGNWISPTLHSFQPAKPNLSVFQTPIFGME; this is encoded by the exons ATGGATTCTTCCCATCCCAACTGGCTCGCCTTCTCGCTTTCCAACCATCCTCTCTTTGAAGCCTTCAACTCCCCTACTTCCTCCA gTGGGGCGGTTATTAGAGCTGAAGAAGATAATGGAAACAATGGTGCAAGTGTGACTGCAGCAGCAGATTTATCAACAGTTCTCAACTGTTCTAGCCCCAAGCTTGAGGATTTCTTGGGTGGTGGGTCTAATGGTTCTTGTTCTTCTGCTGATGTTTGTCAGTTTGGCGGGGGAAATCAGACTTCAGCTTTGATTAACGCGGACGTGTATGATTCGGAGCTTAAATCAATAGCGGCTAGCTTTTTACGTGGATATTCAACCGAGCAGGCTGAATCCCAGAAGCAGTTGGCAGCTGTTCCACTGGCTCCTGAGCCGCCTGCGAAGAAGGCGGTCGAGACTTTTGGCCAACGTACGTCTATTTTCAGAGGGGTTACTAG GCATAGGTGGACCGGAAGATATGAAGCCCATTTGTGGGATAATACTTGCAGAAGAGAAGGGCAAAGTCGCAAGGGAAGGCAAG TTTATCTGG GTGGATATGACAAAGAAGAGAAAGCAGCTAGGGCTTATGATCTCGCCGCCCTTAAATACTGGGGTCCGACCACCACCACAAATTTTCCG GTGTCTAACTATGAGAAGGAACTGGAGGAAATGAAGCACATGACTAGGCAAGAATTTGTTGCTTCTCTTAGGAG GAAAAGTAGCGGGTTTTCTAGAGGGGCATCAATCTACAGAGGAGTCACTAG GCACCATCAACATGGACGTTGGCAAGCTAGAATAGGAAGGGTTGCTGGCAACAAAGATCTCTACCTTGGGACCTTCA GTACCCAGGAAGAAGCAGCAGAGGCTTATGACATTGCTGCAATCAAATTTAGAGGCCTGAACGCCGTGACAAATTTCGACATCAGCCGTTACGACGTAAAAAGCATAGCAAGCAGCAATCTCCCGGTTGGAGGAATCAGCAACAATAAatccaacaacaacaacaagacaTCATCAGATTCTTTATCTGATAACAAGAGCGGTGACGGAAGCAACCGGTCAGATGACCGAGACCACTCCTCAGCCACCTCGGTTTCCTTTGTTTCTCAGCCTTCAACATCAGCTCTCGGCTTTGGTTTGCCCATCAAACAAAACTCCCCATCAACCTCCGATTTTTGGTCTAGCCTCGGCTACCACAATAATAATGTCACTGCCAAAATCCCAACTCCTACAGCTATCCCACTTTTCCAAAATCCCAGTACCCCAAATGGTACAACATTGCAGTGTACAACACCCTCCTTCAACGTGGACTACccaactaataataataataatggctACTTCAGTGGTGGAGGGTACTTTCAGCAGCAGCATCAGCAGAGTAATGTtcttggtggtggtggtggtggtaatGGTAATGGTACAGGTACTAATAGTTCAAGTCCAAGTGAACAAGTTCCATTTGTGACAAGAATTGCATTAGGCAGCAGCAATGGGACTGGCAGTACTTATGATGctgccaattttggtaattGGATTTCGCCAACCCTTCATTCATTCCAACCTGCAAAGCCAAATCTATCAGTGTTCCAGACGCCAATTTTTGGAATGGAATGA
- the LOC113775678 gene encoding replication protein A 32 kDa subunit A-like, whose protein sequence is MFSSSQIDVAGGGFSSSQATDSSRSSAKSRDAQPMVPVTVKQISDAVLSTDDKSSFKIDGVDVKNVMLVGMAFNKSEKVTDVQFEIDDGTGRIGCLRWINDAVDTKEVGRIEDGKYVRVHGLLRALQGKKQLQVFAIRPLNNYDELSSHFLACIHYHSFNTRRNGVTAPFQVHNPISAVSTPVNGHKSSSSNQFYGEYSTDGLKGIDKMVIEYLEQPSSVAQEKGVHRNEIAQHLKIPLEKILETIESLESEGLIYSTIDECHYKSTTCG, encoded by the exons ATGTTCTCCAGCAGCCAGATAGATGTCGCCGGCGGCGGCTTTTCTTCTTCACAAGCCACTGACTCATCCCGCTCCTCAGCCAAG agtcGAGATGCACAGCCGATGGTTCCGGTAACGGTGAAGCAAATAAGCGATGCAGTACTATCAACTGATGACAAATCAAGCTTTAAGATCGACGGAGTTGATGTAAAAAAT GTGATGTTGGTGGGAATGGCATTTAACAAATCTGAAAAGGTTACGGATGTCCAATTTGAGATTGATGATGGGACTGGCCGTATTGGTTGCCTTAGATG GATCAATGACGCCGTGGACACCAAGGAAGTCGGGAGAATAGA GGATGGGAAGTATGTTCGAGTGCATGGACTTTTGAGAGCATTGCAAGGCAAAAAGCAACTACAGGTCTTTGCCATCAG GCCTCTGAATAACTATGATGAGCTCTCAAGCCACTTTCTCGCCTGCATACATTACCACAGCTTTAACACCAGACGG AATGGAGTCACTGCCCCTTTTCAAGTTCATAATCCAATTTCAGCAGTTAGCACTCCTGTGAATGGACACAAGAGCTCCTCTTCAAATCAA TTCTATGGAGAATATAGCACGGATGGACTCAAGGGCATTGATAAAATGGTGATAGAGTACTTGGAACAACCTTCCTCAGT GGCTCAGGAAAAGGGAGTTCACAGGAATGAAATTGCCCAGCACCTCAAAATTCCTCTGGAAAAGATCTT GGAGACTATTGAGTCCCTAGAATCAGAAGGGCTGATTTACTCAACAATTGATGAATGTCATTACAAGTCCACTACCTGTGGTTGA